The nucleotide window TATTATCTAGATATAAATGGAAATCGCCCAACAGAGTAAATTTGGCTTTCTGAAGGCTTTGCTTGGTCAAATGGTCAAAATATCCAGCAAATTGTGAACAAATTGGCAGCTGGCCACGGGGGCTGGTATACCAGAAGCCCAGAAAGAGTAAAGGTTGCAGAAAGTTAATTCCCAAAGTAGAGGCTTTCACACTCTGCAATAGTAATCGGGGTTAAGTTCCTTTTAAGATAATCTCTAAAAAGAATAGCAATTCCACCCCCTCCTTTCCTTTGGTGGTCTCACCTGGCTATAGAGTAGCCCTGTGAGAGTGTCAACGCTACATCAGCCATACAATCTTCCCTAAGTTAGGTTTCAGTGAGGAATAAAGCCTCGGGCTGATTGTCTTCAAGACAAATGACAACTCTAATTTGTGTTTAGGGAGAGACTTACAATTAATCAAAAACACATGCCAATTATTGCCGTTAATATCTGAGGAATTTAAAGGGTCAGTCTAGATGCCCTATCATCTGTTTGCATGATTTACACTTAAAGTGGAAACAAATAGGATCCAAAATGTGGTAACAACTCTTACCCAAAGGGCGGTGTAATGCACGGAGTTCTACGGATGAGTAGCTTAACCTATTTTTAGGCAAACGGGCAGGGGTTCTGTCCTCTGGCCCTGGTCAGACatagatgggcacagacaggcttgactCTGGTATGCCTTTTTCGCACCAGCGGCACATCCGCACCCCCAGCACTCATTAAGTAGGAAGGCCAACCTGACAACTGGAGCACTAACAAAAATGGCGCCTATGGTTGTCCTAACAAAGACTGCTAGCACTAGTCATGGCCAGTGAATAAAATGCAGTGCTGTGCTTAGTTCTCCTTACAAACCCCCCTGCCTTGTTGCCCAACAGAATTCTAAAATAAGGCTTTTCAGTGAGGCAAAAACAGAATAATAACACTTAAAAACAGGCGAAAAACAGCATACAACAGTGCAAGTAACGATTTAAAACACAAGCCCCCTCATTGATGGCCTTCTTGTGGAGAGTGCAAAACCTCACATCGTAACTTGCAGCTCGTTGGGATTGATGCTGAGAGACACATCTACGACCCAGCCCTTGTATTGCCTTGGCTGAGCGACGCACCCTCGACTCTGAACTCCACAACTCTTCGCAACCAGGTTTCAAGATACTCTTGTTCAGCATGCCTAACTCTATctctgtagccagcctgtgctccatcgcagtcagcctgaacttgtgactttgtcctggtccagtgtgacAGGATAGTcacaattggcactttgtgcttttttactGATTGAATTCTTGTtgatttggtcctgttttatttattaaaaataattctACTTTTCTAACttgttgtgggatcctttttgtgtggtgatttcactttatttctgCTTAAAGCGTTGCAGAACTACTTtacacacattgccttcaagttaagcctcactgttctgtgccaagccatggtaagattgagcacaggttaatttcgtgTTGACTAGCACTtcaccctgacgaggattgtgtgctgcttgaccagggctcacaccccagtcaaccaaaaacccaattactTACACTCGTTCTACTTGTCTTTGTGGTCTGGGACTACATTTGCACTTTTATAATTCCGGCCCACCACTCCTATCTTAAGCAAGTGGCAGTGAATTTAAAATTAATCATATTACATATTTATATAGAGCAGGCCAGACAACCGAGGGGGTTAAATAGTAGtctcaactcacaaaaaaaaaaaatatgtttcgaGATTTACTCTACAAATTTTGTGGACTTTTACATTTATATGGAATTCACAACCCTTCCCTTTTCTATGTCTGTAAATCTGCAGCAGCCGCAGGTTTCTACTTGTACTCATGGGATAGTCATGTGACTTTTTGTACATTACCATTTCCCCAGTGGCGGGTTGTATGCACAGCACAATTTTGAGTTAGGAAAAGATAGCACAGCTGGTCAACTGCAGATTGTTCTTTGTTTTTCTCCGTAGGGATTGCATTTTTCCCAGTGGAGAAACCTTTCCTCTAACAACTCCACAAAGTATGGGAACGTTGCGGTCTCCTTCCCACCCTGAAAAAGAATGTAAACAGACATGCTCGTATATGTTTACCATCCTAAAAGGCACTTGCAATTGGTTTACTCTCACACTATATTACACAAATTTTACGTAATAAATGTTACGCGAGATTACATTGCTTTTTGCTGGAAAGccacttttttaaatatctttcATGTGTAGATCTGGCCATTTTGCCAAAAATACTTTTACGACCAAAAAATGCCTTTGTCGGGCACTAGGTGTGTTTAATGCTCATGTTAAGGGGTTTATATTTTCTGAAAAAATGTAAATCTGAGTTGCTCCAACCAGGGTTTgaatttgtgaggttgtggctggaATCAACGCACTGAGGTTAACACTCTCCTTTTGGTATTTCAATACTTCATGGGTAAAACGGCCTGCTGCAACTGATAACTTAACGCAAGGTGCAATATCTGTTTTATTACTTCTAACAATCCCCTGCTCTAAACATATAGTGGTTCACCTGTATATCACAAATGGTGAACACATATGCCTCTTTTGAACATGTTGTTATCTATGTCATCTGTTTACACTCAAAGGCACCCTCAACTGTAACTAAGAGCCACACCAGCAATCCATCCAACAAAACAAAAGTGCAACCCTTATGGCAGTCGTGTGCTATGCAATCAAAGCTGAATGGCAACCAAGATATAATAGAAAGGCAAATGAAACTATTCATAACATTTaaatgctttattattattacaatcaaCATTTAATCAAAAGCAGATAGACAATCAGGCGCCTGTACTTTGAAAACAAAGCACTTTCCACAAACTGATATAAACAAACTTTTTGAAACACAGACATAGGTGGATGAAAGCAAATGAATAAAGACAACAGAAATACTTCTGCTTAAGATCACTGGGAAGTGATTGACCGTGTCTTGGCAGTCAGAAGTAATATGCGAGTTCTTAAAAACATTGATTGGTGTTTAACCCATGCATTTGCCTACCTTGGTTATAACTTTGAATCAAAGTATCAGGTTCCATGCCACTGAATGTGATAGCATGCCACTGAGTGTGACAATTTATTGTTTTCTGTAATTAATGCCCTGTAACATGCAGGGCAAATTCAGTTTACATCTAAGGGTACTGCCAAGGGTGCCGTGTGCTTATAGAAGCAGTCTTATGAACAAGTTGGAACTGACAGACCATGACATTCATGCCCAACTCCACGGCCGGCCTGAAAACTAAAATATGATCAGACACAAATCTTCAAACCAAGACCATGCTGTAGGAGGACATGACTAAAATGGAACAGAGGACGCTTTTGTGTTTGGTCCACTGTATGTCGTCCCACACTCAAGCAGCTCCTTAGCCTGCCACCGACATGGGAAACTCCAGAGCGGCAGAACGGCCAGACCTACCCTGCCGAACTCTCAAAGACGTTATTTGTAGAGTAGTGCCTTATGGCTGAAAAGAAATGACGTTCTTAAAGCCATCATGTCAACATCATTCATCTACAGAAGCTTTTAATGTTAACAAACTTAATAACTAACCTCTCTAAATGACAGCTTAAAGGTATGAGGTGCAGACAGTTAAAGTAAGGTGGCAAAAACATCAACGATTGGCAAACAAAATCAGCGTTTAAAAAATGGTAACATCCATAGCTCATTACCTACAGCCCCTCGTAGCCTTAGATTGCATGCACAGAAATTCCCTAGTTTGCCAGGTAAGGATGAGGCGGATTATCAGTTCTTGGAAGAATCTGTTTTGAAGTTTACATCATATGTGACCTCGTAGCCATCATTGTACATATACAGCTTGTGGTCATTAGGGTTGTAGCTCAGACTCTGCACCGTCTCCATCATCTTGTCAACAGAAATGCTTAACGTGCCCTCCTGACCTATATTGGTATCGTACATATAGAATATCTCCTCCCTGCGGGTAGTCACTGACCGAGTTGCGTACATCACCCCGCAGATCATGAAGGCATTGGATGCTGATCGTTTGTAAAGGGTGGTGGTCCAACTCTTCTCTAGAGTCAAGGAGCTCGGGTTCAGTTTACCAATGACAATATTCCCAACACTCTCCTCTGTGGCGTAAATAACCCAAAGCCCATATTCATCAGCAGCAAAGTCTATATCCTGGTAAGAGACATCAGCATAGGAGAAGCGGTTATTGAACACTGCTTGAGGCAAGGTCTTGCATTGCTCTACACTGCTCTGTACATTATGTGTGCAAATGTCACCATTGGTGTAGCGGTTGAAGTATAGAGTATTATTATACATAATCATGCCACCACCCTGCCCATAGTGTTTAGTGAGCTGCTTGTCGGTAGGAGTTTTATACAGTAATAAGTCGTTTAAGGTAGGATAGACGCGTAGCATTTTCACAACACGACCATCTGTTTCAAGTGGAGCTACCCAATATTGTTGTTCCTTGCTTGTATTCAGAAGTGAGTCCTTGCCCCATGCGCCGTATCGGTAGCTGAAGCCTCTCCAGTTCAGCTGCACCACGTAGGGTTTGCCTACACTTGCGAGGCCTCCGTGGTCGC belongs to Pleurodeles waltl isolate 20211129_DDA chromosome 9, aPleWal1.hap1.20221129, whole genome shotgun sequence and includes:
- the LOC138258676 gene encoding olfactomedin-4-like — translated: MLLFVLLAVFTAQGQLTPSDVQNVTGSVDENGVCLCTVILPDNTFPVHRMEHLEVLSYNLTISVQQEITTIQSYQQTLNIYLQKITNLTVRLEAMEGSSYTELDFELLKLEVKEMETLILQLNASMEGTNVIVHILFQEIRNISLIVNQLEVYDKNNVLAVRREIVSLRKRLEDCEKNQTKPIPPPSYGTCDHGGLASVGKPYVVQLNWRGFSYRYGAWGKDSLLNTSKEQQYWVAPLETDGRVVKMLRVYPTLNDLLLYKTPTDKQLTKHYGQGGGMIMYNNTLYFNRYTNGDICTHNVQSSVEQCKTLPQAVFNNRFSYADVSYQDIDFAADEYGLWVIYATEESVGNIVIGKLNPSSLTLEKSWTTTLYKRSASNAFMICGVMYATRSVTTRREEIFYMYDTNIGQEGTLSISVDKMMETVQSLSYNPNDHKLYMYNDGYEVTYDVNFKTDSSKN